Proteins from a genomic interval of Anolis sagrei isolate rAnoSag1 chromosome 1, rAnoSag1.mat, whole genome shotgun sequence:
- the LOC132773583 gene encoding uncharacterized protein — translation MGVHWSASIFKVMDSEEMIECLENLWHHVKKIVKKRDRQDLSKEEARIAEEAKQGTLEILQDALKKKDRVLMMVPERVVLRGEERTSFWMKRHSILTEDIVQSLIAELKKVYFKKDHGRSDTAYVLHGLERRRTIYLCDLFWKRSKYLTRRSQPGVLIHEVAHFLGAKDFTYEENTLSVGCKGCLIKNSPAHGSTPSREDDWEEALRKAFLNANNIAHEFELTINHKGNYVNGRYSCCGEAKRYSVCESSVPDYFHMCDAGEMQETVILLSELHRKSRALAPKLRRINRIVDAIDECLKDVHLGISVAVGGGTGAAVTYILGTSLPLATGGLSVLWTVLFIVVGLGLITVAESSLKDLSKEAKEEVYAICNEYQHFRDIQRIIAFLNGTNGHRDCQSKVYNQLDKIRRENN, via the exons ATGGGTGTGCATTGGTCTGCGTCTATCTTCAAAGTCATGGATTCAGAAGAAATGATTGAATGCTTGGAAAACCTATGGCATCATGTAAAAAAGATAGTGAAAAAAAGAGATCGTCAAGATCTTTCCAAGGAAGAGGCAAGAATTGCAGAAGAAGCCAAACAGGGGACCCTGGAGATCTTACAAGATGCCCTGAAGAAAAAAGACCGGGTGCTGATGATGGTACCTGAGAGAGTTGTCCTTCGGGGGGAAGAGAGGACGTCTTTTTGGATGAAACGCCACTCCATTCTGACAGAAGATATCGTTCAAAGCCTGATTGCAGAACTCAAGAAAGTATACTTCAAGAAGGATCACGGAAGAAGTGATACTGCATATGTGTTGCACGGACTCGAAAGGAGAAGAACCATCTACTTGTGTGACTTGTTCTGGAAGCGTTCCAAGTATCTCACAAGACGTTCCCAACCAGGCGTCCTCATTCATGAAGTGGCTCACTTCCTGGGAGCTAAAGACTTCACGTATGAAGAAAACACCCTCTCTGTTGGGTGCAAAGGCTGCCTGATAAAGAACAGCCCGGCACACGGTTCGACACCTTCTCGGGAGGATGACTGGGAAGAGGCCCTGAGGAAAGCCTTCTTGAATGCCAACAACATCGCGCATGAGTTTGAGCTGACCATAAACCACAAAGGCAACTACGTGAATGGCAGGTACTCCTGCTGTGGGGAGGCAAAGAGATACTCCGTGTGTGAGTCTTCTGTGCCTGACTACTTCCATATGTGTGATGCTGGTGAAAT GCAAGAAACTGTGATACTTTTGAGTGAATTGCATCGAAAATCAAGGGCCCTAGCGCCCAAGCTGAGACGAATCAACAGAATTGTTGATGCAATTGATGAATGCCTGAAGGATGTCCACCTGGGTATTTCCGTTGCAGTTGGTGGAGGAACAGGGGCTGCAGTGACATACATTCTGGGCACTTCCCTGCCTCTTGCAACAGGTGGGCTTTCTGTCTTATGGACAGTGCTGTTCATTGTAGTGGGATTAGGTTTGATTACTGTTGCTGAATCTTCCCTTAAGGACCTCAGTAAAGAAGCAAAGGAGGAAGTATATGCCATCTGCAATGAATACCAGCATTTTCGGGATATCCAGAGAATTATAGCATTCCTAAATGGAACAAATGGCCACAGAGATTGTCAATCAAAAGTGTACAATCAACTAGACAAGATAAGGAGGGAAAATAATTAA